CGTCCGTGCCGAGCTCGACGACGTACTCGGCGATTTCCGTGGCGATCCGGCGGACCATCTCCAGGCGCTGGGCGACCGCGGTGAGATCGCGGACCGTCACCAAGTCCTCGATTTCCAGGGCGGAGAGCGTGCCGGCGACCTCGTCCAGGCGGAGCTTGTAGCGTTCCAGGGTCGCCAGTGCCTGGTTGGCGCGGGAGAGGATCGCGGCCGACTCCTCCAGGACGCGGCGCTCGCCGTCCACGTAGAGGGCGATCAGGCGCATCGACTGGCTGACGGAGACCACCGGGAAGCCGGCCTGGATCGAGACGCGCTGGGCGGTGCGGTGGCGGGTGCCGGTCTCCTCCGTGGGGATGGAGGCGTCCGGGACCAGCTGGACGCCGGCCCGCAGGATCTTGGTGATGTCCTTGTCGAGGACCAGCGCCCCGTCGAGCTTGCACAGTTCGCGCAGCCGCGTGGCGGTGAACTCGACATCCAGGACGAATCCACCGGTACACATGGATTCGACGGTCTTGTCGAAGCCCAGCACGATCAGCCCGCCCGTATTGCCGCGGAGGATGCGCTCCAGGCCGTCACGCAGGGCGGTACCGGGCGCGACGGCGCTCAGCGTGGCGCGCATCAGGCTCTCGGTGCCGGAGCTTCCACCGGACCTGCCGGAAGTCGATGCCCGGTCGTTGGCTGCCACTGCACTCCTCCGTCGCAAGGTCTGTCGGTCCGCAGGCCGCCCGGCCCATGCTGTGTT
This portion of the Streptomyces sp. 2114.4 genome encodes:
- the disA gene encoding DNA integrity scanning diadenylate cyclase DisA, with product MAANDRASTSGRSGGSSGTESLMRATLSAVAPGTALRDGLERILRGNTGGLIVLGFDKTVESMCTGGFVLDVEFTATRLRELCKLDGALVLDKDITKILRAGVQLVPDASIPTEETGTRHRTAQRVSIQAGFPVVSVSQSMRLIALYVDGERRVLEESAAILSRANQALATLERYKLRLDEVAGTLSALEIEDLVTVRDLTAVAQRLEMVRRIATEIAEYVVELGTDGRLLALQLEELIAGVEPERELVVRDYVPQPTAKRSRTVVEALAELDALSHTELLELPTVARALGYSGAPETLDSAVSPRGFRLLAKVPRLPGTVIERLVDHFGGLQKLLAASVDDLQTVDGVGEARARSVREGLSRLAESSILERYV